The genomic DNA AAGCACGAGCTCAAGCTGGCCAAGCAGGAGTACGAGAAGATTCAGGCCAGCAAGATGGGCCCGGCGCGCGTCGCCTCCTGGGTCGGCGCCGCCCGCGTGGCCACCCCAGTCCTGCTACCGCTCATCTATCGCGGTGTGACCATCGCCCGCGAGCAGCTGGTCAACGCGCGCGCGAACAGGGCCGGCCTGTCCGCAGACCAGCTGGCCCAGTACTCCGGCCACAGCGCCGCCCAGAAAGCCCGCCTGGACGGCATCCGGAGCGAGCTGGAGCGCTCCGGACTGCCGGCCGGTTACCGGCAGGACGCCGCGGCCCGCATCGAGGAG from Corynebacterium guangdongense includes the following:
- a CDS encoding DUF6474 family protein, which gives rise to MGILNNIMKRRTAAQKEIRSAQSRARQEVKEDARAKARREKLLTDLEKTLVKTEQKGLKRKRKHELKLAKQEYEKIQASKMGPARVASWVGAARVATPVLLPLIYRGVTIAREQLVNARANRAGLSADQLAQYSGHSAAQKARLDGIRSELERSGLPAGYRQDAAARIEELVVAANNAEYMSPDQRRRALSALNRDIDKLAQEIQTRISQR